The Nostoc cf. commune SO-36 genomic sequence TTCTGCTCAAGCTGCACTGGATGCAATTTTGCAGGGAACTGAAGATGACTATTTGAAAGCCTTCCAAAACTTTACCCAGTCTCTTGAGAAGTTTTTGACCTTTGATAGTGGAATAGTAAAAATTAAGCACTCTATTAGTCAAATAAATAGAGTCATCGAAAAAGGTTTAGATGGGCTACATCAATCAGAGGATACTTTAGATGGAAAAATTCAAATTTCTGAATCAGAAAAGCAGAAAATTTTAGAAAAAATAGGAGAAGCCAGTGGGCGCGATGTCAGAATCCATCTATTGGCAGATCAACTTATAGAATTAGTGTTTGAGCAAATTGCTGAATCTTGGGATGAATGGCGTGAAGGATTAAGCGATCGCATAGCTCAAAAGAGCCAATATTGGAATTCTGAACACAATCTGGTTTTGAGCCAAGACAAACTGATTATAGATTATACAAATCAATTTATCAGAGACTTGTCAAAAGAAATAGATGAATGGGGAAATAAGAAACTTAAGGAGGTAATTTTAAAAGAAAATATTAAGTACTTAGACACTAGTATTGCTTATGAACTAGATGCCATTCAAGGCGAATTTAATAGCCTAGACCAGAATATCCAAACAAATTTTAGCGAACAGCTTAAACTGTCTATTGACGGTATAAATGATGACTTTATGGGTATGGGAGGAATTGGTGGTGGTGTTGGGATAGGTACCGCTTTAGCAGCTGGATTAATAGTATTTACAGGGCTTGGATTTATTGCCGTAATTGTTGCAAGTTTAGCTGCTACAATTGCTGGTTCGTTTGGTTTTGGAATGCTAGATTTTGATGGACTAAATGACCAAATAAAAGGAAAAGTTTTTGAATTAGGATTTCAAAAATTTGATGAATCAACGAATAAATTATCGGAGAAGTTAGATGAAATTGTTGGCTCAGTCTTTAATAGCCGAGTTGAGTCAGCCAGTCGAGTCATCGCACAAGCGATCGCACTTTACGAAAATCTCCTAGAACAGCAGGAAAAGGCTCACAACGAAACTCTGGAACAACGTGAGGCTGAAAAGATGTGGATTTACCAAAAGTGCCAAGAACTTGAGCAGGTACAGAATGGGCTGGAAGTAATTCTTAATAAATGCACTATTGTTTAATCGCCTTCTTTACAGGCTTTAATTCTTAACAAGGGCTGCGATCGCAGCCACCAATTTAGTCAGGATCGGCTGGTTTAGCGATATGGAGTTGAAACCCGGCTGTAAAAACCTGTTTTTGTGTGGTTTCTGCGGCGTAAGCACTTAGAGCGATCGCGGGAATTTCTCCACCTAGATCGGCGGGCATTGCTCGTAACTTTTTGATCAAGGTGTAACCGTCAACATCTGGCATACCTAAATCGCTTAACAGCAAATCTGGCTTTGACTCCATAATTGCAGTAAATGCTTCACTGGCAGATGCTGCGATCGTCACGATTGCTCCTTGCTGTTCTAATAGAAAGGCCAGAAACTCACGCGTATCAGCATATCATCTACAACTAACAAACGTATTCCTTCTAATGGAGCATAAAGCATACACGATGGATACGAGCCGTTTGATAGATCGTCATCTTCCCTTGCTAATTCCAGATGTGAAACAGAGGTAGGCTAACTATAAATGTCGCACCTTGTCCTTCTCCTAAGCTCTCTGCCCTAACTGTACCGCCATGTAACTCCACAAGTTGGCGCACAATCGCCAAAACCAAGCCCCAATCCACCGAAAAGTTCGGGTTGTAGTACTATCTGCCTGACGGAAATACTCGAATACGTATGGCATAGAGTCAGGACTAATACCTTTACCAGTGTCACTAACTCTCAGTTGTACCTCAGAATTAATCTGTTCTAAGTAGACTTCGACTTGTCCACCAGATGGGGTGAATTTAATAGCGTTAGAGAGCAGATTCCAAATAATTTGTTGAATACGATTACTATCACCCTTCACCTGTCCAATTCGTGTATCCAAATGGAGATTAACTTGAATAGACTTTGCTTCTGCTGCTAATTGCACTGTTTCTAAGGCAGCTTCAATAGTAAAAATCAGATTAACCGTTTCTAAATTTAGTGCTAGTTTGCCCTGGAGAATACGAGAGATATCCAATAAATCTTCAATCAACTGAGCTTGTAGTTCAGCATTTCGTTGGATTGCATCAAGGGCACGCAAAGTAGTAGCTTCGTTTAATGAGCGATTTTTGAGTAGTTTTGTCCAGCCCAAAATTGGATTAAGAGGAGAACGAAGTTCATGAGAGACAATTGCTAAAAATTCATCTTTGATGCGGTTTGCTGTTTCAGCAGCAACTTTTGCCTGTTGACGTTGTTCTGCTATTGCTAGAGCCTGATCGCGGAGGTTTTTATATTCCTGAACTCGAAAACGTTAAATCTGTCAAATCTTCAATTGAAAACAGAGCATAAAATCTATCTTCATCCAATGCAGATACGGCAGTAACAGTTGTATGTTGAATACGGTATTTATCTTTAGATATAGGTACTGGATAATATATTTATGTAGTTGAGAAGAAAAAATTGTCGGCGGCCCACCTTGAAAAATTTGGTGCAAACGGCTGCGTAACGAGGCTGATTCAGATGAGGAAAATATTCATGAATAGAAGTTCCCAATATCTCACATCTGGGAATTTTTGTCCATTCCTCTAGGCAGGAGTTCCAGAAAATAACAATATAATCTGACTGTAGAACAAAAGCTCCTAAAGGAATTTTATCTAAAAGGCTAAATTTTTCCTGAGCTTGTTCAATTATATTCATTGTCTTCTCAAAATTTTTATATTAATTAGATTATTCCCATTTCGTCCTTCATTGCATTGATTAGCGCATCAAAAGTGCCCACTAGAAAGATTAAAATAATATCTCCGATAATTTCTAAGCGCTCAATTGTGAAACTGGCTTGTGCCAGTAATATTTTTGAATCATTCTCGTATGCAGATAATAATAAATTTTCAAGGTTATCTTCTAAATAAACGGGCAATGTGTAGTTTATATGCTTTTTTAGCACATTACTGAGTGAACCCATTACCCCATTTATGACAATATTACCAATTTCGCTCAACGTGCCAATTTTGACCGCATCTAGGTCAGCCGATGGATCTTCACCTGTAAGCACTGCAATCAATGTTGATGCGCTATCAGTTGGAAAAATTAAGCTAGCAGTGCCATGAAAAGAGCCTGTAAAGCCTAGTTTTACAGAGGACAAAGTCTCATCATGAAATCGTTTTATTAATTCTTGATATACATCGGTAGCACTTAATACTTTAACAACCGGAATTTTCAGACGAATATGAGAGTCTACCATTTCATTAAGTAGACTTGCCGCTCGACCGACTCCAATATTAATTAACTCTTCTAGGGCATTCAGTTCTTCTGTTGTCACATTCATAAAAACTTATTCCTTAATACTAAGAACTTCCTGGACTGCCTTTCGCAATTCACTTTCTTTTGGTGGTTTATTAATAAAGTTAACTGCCCCCAAGTTAAAACTTTGATTGCGTGCCCCTTCTTGGATATCGGCAGAAATGATAATGGTCGGGATTTTTAATTCTTTATCTTGCATAGCTTGCAGAAATTCAAAGCCATTCATATCTGGCATTAGAAGATCCGCTAATACACAATTTGGCTTATAGTTATAAACCATTTCCAATCCCTCACGCCCATTAGTTGCTTCTATAATTTCATAGCCATCGATTTGCAGAAACTTACGGATCATTCTGCGAGAAAAAGCTGCATCATCGATAATCAAAACCATTGCCATCAGTTTTGCCTTTTTGTGCTTTAGCTTAATAATTCTTGATCTGGGTTAATTAGCATATATTATTAATTAGAATGAATTCATTAAATAATAAATCAATATAATTTTACAAATATAAATTAAATGATAGTTTCGGAAAAATTATCAAACTCGCTGAAACTATAATGCTATGCTGTAGAGCTAAAATTATTAATAATAATGAAAATCCAATTTAGTTCAAGCTTTTCTTTCCGAAGTCAATGCAAAACTGTTATGTGGTGGATGTCGGTTATACCAATTTAATGTGAAGTTGCACATATCTTGATCAATATTGTTTGTCTTATAACTATATCATTAAGGGAAATATTATGTCTTCAGCCTGAGAAAAGACAAACATCTTTCTTTAGATAGAGATTGGTGAGGTTTAATATTAAATTAGTATTAAAATAAGATATATAAAAATTTACTTGATTAGCCAATGGAGTTAAATGAAATTGACGATGATATAGAAGCATTTCTCGTTGAAAGCTATGAGAACTTGAATCAAATTGAAGGCGATATTATTGAGCTAGAAAAAGCATCTGGTAATGGAGAAGCATTAGTTCGGATTTATCGCTCACTTCACACACTTAAAGGAAATTGCGGCTTTTTACCGTTTCCTAATTTAGAATCACTTGCTCATGCTGGAGAGAATTTGCTCTCGTGTCTGCGCGATCGCACGATCGCAATCACCCCTGACATTATAAGTACTTTACTACAAACAGTTGACAGCATTCGGCAAATTCTGGCTCAAATTCAAGCTACAAAGCAGGATGGCGATGTCTACGACGGGCTGCGCCTACGCGATTATTCTGCACTGATCGCGACTTTAACGCGATTGTCAGAAACTAAACAGACTCCAAAAGCCTCTCAATTGGCTGTTAATATACAAACGCCACAAAAAGATACAGCAGCTAGTGAGTCTGTTGAAGCTCTCAATCACGAACTCACAGAAATATCAACGACAACATCAGAATCCGCTTATATCCGAGTCAATGTTAATCTGCTAGATCAGATGATGAACCTAGTGGGTGAACTCGTTTTAGCTCGTAATCAGATAATCGGATTTAGTACAAAATTTAAAGATAATGGTTTTGCTGCTACTTGCCAGCACCTGAGCCTACTTACAGCCGAGTTGCAGGAAGGGGTGATGAAAACTCGACTGCAACCAATTAGTTCCATTTGGCAAAAGTTCCCTCGCGTAACCCGCGATTTGGCGATCGCTTCCGGGAAAGAAGTTGAGGTGGAGATGGAGGGGGCAGAGACTGAACTAGACAAAAGTATTATTGAAACAATTAAAGACCCCTTGACGCACTTACTACGCAACTGCATCGATCATGGGATTGAATTACCAGCCGAACGGGTTGCTTGTGGAAAGCCAAGCGTAGGACGGCTATTTCTCAGAGCCTTTCACGAAAGCGGCAAAGTAAATATTGAAATTGGCGATGATGGTCGTGGTTTGAACTTAGAACGCCTCAAAGGGCGATCGCAGCAACTTGGTTTAGTGAGCGCTGTGCAGACTGCAACCATGAGCGAGTCAGAAGCGATGAACTTAATTTTTTTATCCGGCTTCTCGACTGCTGAACAAGTAACTCATCTTTCCGGGCGAGGGGTTGGGATGGATATTGTCAAGAGTAATATTGAGAAGATTAACGGAACGGTTGAAATTCACAGCCAACAGGGACAAGGAACGACCTTCAAAATCAAGATTCCCCTAACACTGGCAATTATTCCAGCATTGATTGTCACCAGTGGAGGCAATTATTATGCCATTCCTCAAGCGAGTTTACAAGAGTTAGTCCGCCTAGAAGCACTCAATAATATTGAGATATTATACGATGTGCCTGTGTATCGCTTGCGGGGTAATCTTGTACCCTTGATTTATCTCAATGAAGTATTCCAACACGATAGTGCCAGCAATTTAGAAACACTCAGTCTGGTAATTGTGCAAGTTGATAATTATCGCTTTGGACTAGTTGTAGACACAATCGAAGACATCCAAGATATTGTAGTTAAACCTTTAGGAAGACAGTTAAAGGCGCTATCCCTAATTTGCAGGAGCTACTGTTTTAGGGGATGGCACAGTGGCATTAATTATTGATGTTGTCGGTCTGGCAAAGCAAACTGGTATAATCGCCAAAAAGCAGTTGTTGAGCGAAAATGCTGTAAATAGCCAAGAGGAAAGTAGACGATCGCCAAACAATTTTACTCTTTGAGGGCCGCCAAGGCGCACGCATGGGCATTCCATTAGCGATCGCATTTCGGCTCGAAGAGATTCTTGCTTCTGCTGTCGAAAAAGTGGCTAATCAGGATGTCTTCCAGTCTTACGGGCAAATTCTGCCACTGATTGATCTTTATCAGATATTTGGCGTTGGCGATCGCTTTAATGATCAGGCTTTGGCGACAGTTGCCGAAACGCTCCAGATAATTATTGTCTCTCCATACTCAGAACTCAGCGTTGGGCTAGTGGTCGATCGCATTCTTGATATTGTGGAAGAACCACTAAGCATTAAAGGTATTCCTAGTAGACCTGGTGTGCTTTTCTGTGCTGTAATTCAAGGACAAATCACAGAAATTCTTGACATTGAGACTGTAATTCGCATGGCTAACCCTCATTTGCTGCAATTAGCAACTCATGGCTGAACAACAAATTTGCACATTTTTCCTCAAAGGAATTTACTTTGGTATTGACGTGCAACACGTTCAAGAAGTGATTCGTCCCCAAGCAACGACTCCTGTACCTTTAGCACCACCAGATATCTGTGGGTTGATTAATTTACGTGGACAAATTATTACTGTCATCGATTTGCAGCGTCGATTAGAGATGAGCGAACCGCAGACACAATCAATTACAAAACTTGTAGATGAACCGCAGGGATTTAATATGATTGTGTGTTCTGAGCATGAAGTAGTCAGTCTAAAGGTCGATTATGTGGGAGATGTTTTAGAGTTTGCACAAAACACCTTTCAACCCCCACCCGCAACGTTAAAAGGTAGAATGCGTCAGATGCTAGCAGGAGCTTACCCCCTCCCAGAGGGATTTCTGTTAGTTCTAGATGCCGAGAAAATTCTAAATGTTAATTTAACAAATCAGATTATCGAATAACTCAGGAGCGCTTTGCAATGACTACAAATCGGGCTGGAAAAACAGCCAATTCTAAATCTCCCTTGGTAGATAGTGCAGATTTGCAACCGACCGATGATAGTGTAATAAAAGTGCAATTGCAAGCGTTATTAATAGCACTTAAAGCTGCAAAAAACGGTGATTTTACTGTCCGTTTAGCTGATGAAAATAATGAGCTGGGTGAAATTGTCTCAGTTTTTAATGAATTGGTGAGTTTAAATCAAAACTTTGCTAACGAAGTTAATCGCTTGGCATCCGAGATTGGTATTCAAGGAAAGCTCGGTTCTCAAGCCGTTGTCAAAGGAGCCGATGGGAGTTGGAAAGAATCGGAGGGCAACTTGAATCAGATGTCTACAAATTTAAAAGAGCAGATAAAAGGTATTAATGAGGTCAGCCTTGCCGTCACTCAAGGAAATTTGTCTAAGCAAATTGAGGCAAGCAATGCAGGAGAGTTTAAACAGCTCACGGATAATGCAAATCAGATGATTAGCAGCCTCAAGTCTTCAATTAGACAGATGACAGAAGTGGCAACAGCAGTCGCCTCTTCCGCAGAAGAACTAACCGCAGTCAGCAAAGAAATGACTGAGAACGCCGAACAAACAGCCAAACAGGCCACTTCTGCGTCTGCCTCTGCTGAAGAGGTAAGTCAGAATACTAATACAGTTATGACTGCTGTGGAAGAGATGAATGCTAGCATTCGAGAAATTGCTAAGACCGTTACCCAAGGAGCAAAGGTCACGACTGAGGCAGTTAAAACGGCTGAGTGCACGAACGAGACAATTAACAAACTCGGTCAAAGCAGCATCGAAATTGGCAAAGTTATTAAAGTCATTACCGCGATCGCAGGGCAAACAAACCTGCTAGCACTCAATGCTACCATTGAGGCGGCTAGAGCCGGGGATGCAGGTAGAGGATTTGCCGTAGTTGCCAACGAGGTGAAAGAATTAGCCAAACAAACGGCAAGTGCGACTGAAGATATAAGCTTGCGAATTGAAGCAATTCAGACAGATACAAAAAGCGCCGTTCAAGCCATCACTCAGATTACTAGTATTATCAATCAAATCAACGACTTCCAAAGCACGATCGCCAGTGCTATTGAGGAACAAACTGCAACCACAAATGAAATTGGCCGAAATATGGCTGAGGCAGCCAAAGGAACATCAGACATTGCTAAAAGTATTGGAATTGTGGCACTAAATACTCAAAGTACGACTACTGGAACCAGCAATACCTTAGAAGCAGCCACAGAACTATCTCGAATGGCAGTAGATTTGCAGAAAGTCGTCAATCAGTTTAAATATTAGTTTTTTGTCCCTAATCTTGAAGAAGAGGCAGGGGGGCAGAGGAGCAGGGGAGAAAAGGAGACAAGGGGAGTTTTTCATACTTGTGAATCCACCTTTTATCTCCGTTAAAAAGTCTTTGAACTGGATCTTGGATCTCTCAAATGTCATTACAATACCGAGATTCCCAGTGCTTGAACAGCTTCTTGCCAAAATGAGAATTGCTGGGGTTTTGAGAACGTATAGAGAAAACTCTGTGATCACAATTTACATTGACCAGAGATATACGGGTTTTTTGAGAATAAAAGAAAAACTTATGATTTGAATTTGAAATTACTTAGCAGATCCATGTAAAGCGATCGCAAATTTGTGCGAGTTTTTAGATAAACTTAAGCACATGGATTTCTTGATGAGCTTATATAAACTTAAGAATATCGTTCAAGGCGAAAGCATAGATGTCTGCCTTCTGTTCGACATCAAATATCAGGTTTGAGCGACCCAGTTTCTCTCCTTGAGACATTCTCCATTCACAGGTGAATTTCTGACAGGTGTTTCCGTCGCAGCGCGCAAGTGCCCGCCACCGCCACAAACATTCGATCAGCATGGAGCGTACACAATGAACAAGTTTGACTCAACTAAAGTGCGGACAAAATTTGACAACACCAGCGAAGGCTGGCTAGTGCAGGTATATAGCGGCGATCGCCGCCTGCTCTGCGTGCTCGACTCGTCTCACGCCTGGACTTTTTTGTTGGGCTGTGGGTTTGGTCTCCTACTGGCGGTGGGGTGGTTTAACCTCGCCAGTTACAGTCCATCCACGACTTATGAACCGTCAACAGCTCCCCCTGAAATGTGGATTGATTAGCTCAGTCATTGCTAGAAGAGTGGTGTCCATGCAACTCTTCCGATTTGGCTGATCCCATACCGTCCTCGGTGCAATATTCGTGTATAGAGAAAATTCTGCGATCGCAATTTACACTGACAAGAGATATACGGGTTTTCTGAAAATAAAAGAAAAACTTATGGTTTGAATTTGAAATTACTTGGCATATTCATGTAAAACGATCGCAAATTTGTGCGAATTTAAGGATCTGACTTAAGTACATAGAATTTTGGGTCTTAATAGATATTGATCTATAGAAGTTACTGTGGTACAGCGACACCTTCCAGCCCCATTCGGAGAGCGGCCATCTTTGAACCCCCTGCGGACAGGTGTTACGCGAACACCTGTCCGCAGGGTTGAAGCGCTGCACCCTTACTTCTTAAAGCTCACTTATCACAATTCTTTTTTAGAGGAGGCAGAAGGAGGTATTCATGGATTTTTTGTCCTCGTTTTTAACGGACTTCGTTAAGCAGTTGCAGTCCCCAACACTCAGCTTCTGATTGGTGGTATGGTCATTGCCGCCCTTGGTAGCGAATTGGTAATTCCAGAGGCGATTACTCAGATCATCGTCTTCATGCTGCTCATGAAAATCGGTCTGACCGGTGGTCAGGCGATCCGCAATTCCAACCTAACGGAGATGGTGTTACCCGTAGCGTTTGCTATGGCATTAGGAATTCTCATTGTATTCATCGCGCGCTATACGTTGGCCAAGCTGCCGAAGGTCAAAACCGTAGATGCGATTGCGACCGGGGGGTTGTTTGGTGCTGTGAGTGGCTCTACTATGGCCGCTGCCCTGACAGTACTGGATGGACAAAAAATACAATACGAGGCATGGGCTGGCGCACTCTATCCCTTCATGGATATCCCAGCGCTCGTAACTGCGATTGTGATAGCCAACATTTATCTCAACAAGAAGAAGCGTAGTGCAGCAGGCGAGTCTTTCAGCAAGCAGGAGTATCTCAGCAAGCAGACCGTTGCAGCAGGCGATTATCCCGATCAGCAAGATTATCCCAGCACCCGGCAGGAGTATCTCAGCAAGCAACAGTCTGCGGATAATCGGGTCAAAATATGGCCGATCGTGAAGGAAAGCCTCCAGGGATCTGCCCTATCGGCAATGTTGCTCGGCATTGCTATTGGCATATTAGCCCAGCCGGAAAGTGTCTATAAAAGCTTCTACGATCCCGCCTTTCGCGGCTTGCTTTCGATCTTGATGCTGGTCATGGGTATGGAGGCTTGGTCAAGACTTGGCGAACTACGTAAGGTGGCTCAGTGGTACGTCGTGTATAGCGTAGTGGCACCGCTGCTGCATGGGTTCATCGCCTTCGGTCTCGGTATGATTGCCCACTACACCACAGGATTCAGCATGGGTGGCGTAGTGGTTCTGGCCGTCATCGCCTCCTCCAGTTCAGACATCTCAGGTCCACCCACGTTGCGAGCCGGGATTCCGTCGGCCAATCCCTCAGCCTACATCGGTGCCTCCACAGCTATCGGTACACCCATTGCGATTGGCGTGGGAATACCCCTCTTCCTCGGGCTTGCCCAGGCGATAGGCGGCGGCTAATCCCAGACGGGTCGCGGTCTGTCAGCGCTCCCTTGACCCGGCAGACCAAGTGACTCAATATATAAGATCAATTACGGTAAGGAGGTAAGCAACATGGCCAAGCCAGCCAAAAAGCTCGTCATCGTCACGGAAAAGATTTTGCTGAAAAAGATCGCCAATATTATCGAAGAATCCGGGGCAACCGGTTATACGGTTCTGGAAACTGGCGGTAAAGGCAGTCGCAACGTGCGCTCGTCGGGACAACCCAACGTTTCTGACACCACGGCGAATATAAAATTCGAGGTGCTCACCCAGGATAGGGATATGGCCGAGAATATTGCGGATCAGGTCGCAGTGAAGTTTTTCCTCGATTTTGCTGGCATGATCTATATTTGTGACGCGGAGGTACTGTACGGGCACAGTTTCTGTGGACCAGACGGCTGCTGAATCGAGACGACACAGACCTAAAAAGCCGGGGCATGACCCCGGTTTTTTGTAGCCGTATTTCTATAAATCATTTTCATATACTGTGTTTGTTAGTTTATAATCTCGGTCAAAGGAAACACTCCCCTTGTCCCCAATCCCTAATGCCCAAAATCCGGGTACTAATTGTCGATGACGCCGTAGTAGTACGAAGTCGAGTAAGTAAAATTTTATCTAGCGATCCAGAACTGGAGGTGGTAGGAGTCGCGGCTAACGGTCGCATTGCTCTTGCCAAAATTCCCTATGTTAATCCCGATGTGATCATCCTGGATATTGAGATGCCGGAGATGAATGGTTTGCAAACCCTAGCCGCTATCCGACAAATATATCCACGCTTACCAGTAATTATGTATAGTACCTCTACACACAGGGGAGCGATCGCAACGCTGGAAGCTCTTTCTTTAGGTGCTTCAGACTATGCCACAAAACCTAGTAACTTAGGAAGTGTAGAGGCAACAAATCAACATATTCGGGATGATTTAATTCCCAAAATTAAGGTATTTGGTGCATTTTTTACACCCAGTGCAATTACCCATCCAGTTGTTTTTCCCGTTCGTAGCAGCTTACACCAGGTGGAGGTTGTGGCAATTGGGGTTTCTACGGGAGGCCCAAATGCTCTGACTGTAGTGCTTAACGAGTTTCCAGCAGATTTATCAGTGCCGATTTTGATTGTGCAACACATGCCGCCAATGTTTACGAAACTACTAGCTAAACAATTAGCTGCCAAGTGTCAAATCCCAATAGATGAAGCGGTTCCTGGACAGATACTAAAACCGGGACACGCCTGGATTGCCCCAGGAGATTTTCATCTAATTGTGCAACGTGACAAAACTGGGGTTAGACTTGCCACCCATCAAGCATCTCCCGAAAATTCTTGTCGTCCTTCAGTCGATGTGCTGTTGCGATCGGTTGCACAGGTTTATGGGGCTGGGGCGATCGCAGTTATCCTCACAGGTATGGGGCAAGATGGGTTACATGGCTGTCAGTGCATACGCGAGGCGGGTGGACAGGTAATTGCACAAGACAAAGCTACTAGCGTCGTGTGGGGAATGCCTAGTTTTGTCGTTAATGCCGGACTTGCTAATAAAATTCTTCCACTTAACCAAATCGCAGATGAAATTATGCATAGAATTCGTTTCCATCAAGTTCCTCCTTCAGACCTGTAATGACACAGATTATGGGTGTAAGCATTACTGATTTTGAGTATCTTCGGGAGTTAGTTCATCATCATTCAGGCGTTGTGTTGTTTGGTGATAAAACCTATTTAGCAGAGTTACATTTGCAGCCAATTATCGAATCGGCAGGATTAGCTTCTATCGCTGATTTGGTTACTTACTTGCGAACTCACCCATTTAATAGTCTTCACGTCCAGACAATCGAGGCGCTGGTCACTAACGAAACCTCATTTTTCCGTGATAGCCACCCTTTTGAAGCACTGAAAAAATACGTACTACCAGAGTTAATTAAACAACGAGAAAGTGAGCGATCGCTCAACATTTGGTGTGCTGCCTGCTCTAATGGACAAGAACCTTATAGCATCGCCATACTAATTAATGAACATTTTCCCATGCTTACCAATTGGTCGGTAAGGCTAATTGCAACTGATTTTTCTACTAAGGTTTTAGCGCGTGCCCGCGAAGGGCATTATAACCAACTTGAAATAAATCGTGGACTCCCTAAAAATATTTGCGATCGCTACTTTCAAAAGCTAGATACTGACTGGCAAATAAAGAAACACATTCGCCAGATGATTGATTTTCGTCAGTTAAATCTTTTAGAATCTTGGTCATCTCTGCCGCAATTTGACGTTATCTTTTTACGGAATGTTTTAATCTACTTTGATGTTGTTACCAAGAAAGCCTTGCTAAAAAAAATCAAGCAGCAATTAAGTCCAGATGGCTACTTGTTTTTGGGTAGTGGTGAAACGACTATCAGCCTAGATGAATCATTCAAGCGGGTTTTATTTGACAAGGCTATCTGCTATCGATT encodes the following:
- a CDS encoding protein-glutamate methylesterase/protein-glutamine glutaminase → MPKIRVLIVDDAVVVRSRVSKILSSDPELEVVGVAANGRIALAKIPYVNPDVIILDIEMPEMNGLQTLAAIRQIYPRLPVIMYSTSTHRGAIATLEALSLGASDYATKPSNLGSVEATNQHIRDDLIPKIKVFGAFFTPSAITHPVVFPVRSSLHQVEVVAIGVSTGGPNALTVVLNEFPADLSVPILIVQHMPPMFTKLLAKQLAAKCQIPIDEAVPGQILKPGHAWIAPGDFHLIVQRDKTGVRLATHQASPENSCRPSVDVLLRSVAQVYGAGAIAVILTGMGQDGLHGCQCIREAGGQVIAQDKATSVVWGMPSFVVNAGLANKILPLNQIADEIMHRIRFHQVPPSDL
- a CDS encoding chemotaxis protein CheX, with product MNVTTEELNALEELINIGVGRAASLLNEMVDSHIRLKIPVVKVLSATDVYQELIKRFHDETLSSVKLGFTGSFHGTASLIFPTDSASTLIAVLTGEDPSADLDAVKIGTLSEIGNIVINGVMGSLSNVLKKHINYTLPVYLEDNLENLLLSAYENDSKILLAQASFTIERLEIIGDIILIFLVGTFDALINAMKDEMGII
- a CDS encoding response regulator; this translates as MAMVLIIDDAAFSRRMIRKFLQIDGYEIIEATNGREGLEMVYNYKPNCVLADLLMPDMNGFEFLQAMQDKELKIPTIIISADIQEGARNQSFNLGAVNFINKPPKESELRKAVQEVLSIKE
- a CDS encoding P-II family nitrogen regulator; the protein is MAKPAKKLVIVTEKILLKKIANIIEESGATGYTVLETGGKGSRNVRSSGQPNVSDTTANIKFEVLTQDRDMAENIADQVAVKFFLDFAGMIYICDAEVLYGHSFCGPDGC
- a CDS encoding chemotaxis protein CheW, with protein sequence MAEQQICTFFLKGIYFGIDVQHVQEVIRPQATTPVPLAPPDICGLINLRGQIITVIDLQRRLEMSEPQTQSITKLVDEPQGFNMIVCSEHEVVSLKVDYVGDVLEFAQNTFQPPPATLKGRMRQMLAGAYPLPEGFLLVLDAEKILNVNLTNQIIE
- a CDS encoding CheR family methyltransferase, whose translation is MTQIMGVSITDFEYLRELVHHHSGVVLFGDKTYLAELHLQPIIESAGLASIADLVTYLRTHPFNSLHVQTIEALVTNETSFFRDSHPFEALKKYVLPELIKQRESERSLNIWCAACSNGQEPYSIAILINEHFPMLTNWSVRLIATDFSTKVLARAREGHYNQLEINRGLPKNICDRYFQKLDTDWQIKKHIRQMIDFRQLNLLESWSSLPQFDVIFLRNVLIYFDVVTKKALLKKIKQQLSPDGYLFLGSGETTISLDESFKRVLFDKAICYRLHNPEVKIAD
- a CDS encoding chemotaxis protein CheW; the protein is MGIPLAIAFRLEEILASAVEKVANQDVFQSYGQILPLIDLYQIFGVGDRFNDQALATVAETLQIIIVSPYSELSVGLVVDRILDIVEEPLSIKGIPSRPGVLFCAVIQGQITEILDIETVIRMANPHLLQLATHG
- a CDS encoding methyl-accepting chemotaxis protein, whose product is MTTNRAGKTANSKSPLVDSADLQPTDDSVIKVQLQALLIALKAAKNGDFTVRLADENNELGEIVSVFNELVSLNQNFANEVNRLASEIGIQGKLGSQAVVKGADGSWKESEGNLNQMSTNLKEQIKGINEVSLAVTQGNLSKQIEASNAGEFKQLTDNANQMISSLKSSIRQMTEVATAVASSAEELTAVSKEMTENAEQTAKQATSASASAEEVSQNTNTVMTAVEEMNASIREIAKTVTQGAKVTTEAVKTAECTNETINKLGQSSIEIGKVIKVITAIAGQTNLLALNATIEAARAGDAGRGFAVVANEVKELAKQTASATEDISLRIEAIQTDTKSAVQAITQITSIINQINDFQSTIASAIEEQTATTNEIGRNMAEAAKGTSDIAKSIGIVALNTQSTTTGTSNTLEAATELSRMAVDLQKVVNQFKY
- a CDS encoding chemotaxis protein CheA, with protein sequence MELNEIDDDIEAFLVESYENLNQIEGDIIELEKASGNGEALVRIYRSLHTLKGNCGFLPFPNLESLAHAGENLLSCLRDRTIAITPDIISTLLQTVDSIRQILAQIQATKQDGDVYDGLRLRDYSALIATLTRLSETKQTPKASQLAVNIQTPQKDTAASESVEALNHELTEISTTTSESAYIRVNVNLLDQMMNLVGELVLARNQIIGFSTKFKDNGFAATCQHLSLLTAELQEGVMKTRLQPISSIWQKFPRVTRDLAIASGKEVEVEMEGAETELDKSIIETIKDPLTHLLRNCIDHGIELPAERVACGKPSVGRLFLRAFHESGKVNIEIGDDGRGLNLERLKGRSQQLGLVSAVQTATMSESEAMNLIFLSGFSTAEQVTHLSGRGVGMDIVKSNIEKINGTVEIHSQQGQGTTFKIKIPLTLAIIPALIVTSGGNYYAIPQASLQELVRLEALNNIEILYDVPVYRLRGNLVPLIYLNEVFQHDSASNLETLSLVIVQVDNYRFGLVVDTIEDIQDIVVKPLGRQLKALSLICRSYCFRGWHSGINY